Proteins encoded in a region of the Salipiger sp. CCB-MM3 genome:
- a CDS encoding TniQ family protein, translating to MTMLRPVLQFDPTETLTSYADRLSMFHTGRGMERLLRDCGINHEHFRAGRPEAIVHFAEATGHGSPDLQRNAIRVLQRGGEFRGEAISKPFLSPQAKCYCSACLAEDGGPTEWRFRLMWGFRHIHRCDRHGLWLSSTPEGTATSLRVALNDVTLATAQEPKAEVPEYLSWLRGRVHGGGVSEPHWMASQTLEQVLAASEMIGGILQHGHKVTLTKLSSAESEEATDIGFSIYREGPEAVEEALDTIRRTSPATAVQAGPLAYYGRLFDWLDRRANSIDPGPIRDILRDHIVKHSAVEPGTTVLGVEITERRYHTLYSLSDAVGIDRSRMARLLKKLGEIPDEATEVESGNMVFDAATSVSLIEAFQTAVPLRDLPDYLGTTKRQVEILYREGIVLPLVPRSGRGSVRHVVFARSHLDELLKKIARLPMLQPSNDEGFHPISYACQRGAGRFEHLFIEILEGKIPAVRHPDRTGIGSILVEVQPLVATQSAA from the coding sequence ATGACGATGTTGCGTCCCGTACTCCAGTTCGACCCGACAGAGACCCTGACCTCCTACGCCGACCGTCTGTCGATGTTCCATACCGGTCGCGGTATGGAACGGCTTCTGCGTGACTGCGGGATCAACCACGAGCACTTCAGGGCCGGGCGCCCCGAAGCCATTGTACATTTCGCCGAAGCTACCGGCCACGGGTCGCCTGACCTGCAGCGAAACGCCATTCGTGTTCTCCAGCGCGGTGGCGAGTTTCGAGGTGAAGCGATCTCGAAACCGTTCCTGTCGCCTCAGGCAAAATGCTACTGCTCGGCATGTCTCGCGGAAGACGGCGGCCCCACAGAGTGGCGTTTCCGCCTGATGTGGGGCTTCCGTCACATTCATCGCTGCGACCGGCACGGGCTGTGGTTGTCATCGACACCCGAGGGCACGGCGACGAGTCTTCGGGTCGCGTTGAACGACGTGACCTTGGCAACGGCGCAGGAGCCTAAGGCTGAAGTCCCAGAGTACCTCTCGTGGCTCCGCGGCCGCGTTCATGGGGGTGGTGTCTCGGAGCCCCACTGGATGGCAAGCCAGACGCTGGAGCAGGTTCTGGCGGCCTCCGAGATGATTGGTGGCATCCTGCAGCACGGCCACAAAGTAACCCTGACGAAACTGTCTTCCGCCGAGTCCGAAGAGGCCACCGACATCGGGTTTTCCATCTACCGTGAGGGACCAGAAGCGGTCGAAGAAGCGCTGGACACAATCCGCCGGACGTCTCCTGCCACGGCGGTGCAGGCCGGGCCTCTCGCCTACTACGGCCGGCTTTTCGATTGGCTCGACCGCCGGGCCAACTCCATCGACCCCGGCCCGATCCGTGATATCTTGCGCGACCACATCGTGAAGCATTCGGCTGTGGAGCCCGGCACGACGGTCCTCGGTGTCGAGATCACCGAGCGGCGATACCACACCCTCTACAGCCTCTCCGATGCGGTTGGCATCGATCGGTCGCGGATGGCCCGCCTCCTCAAGAAACTTGGTGAAATCCCGGATGAGGCGACTGAGGTCGAAAGCGGGAACATGGTGTTTGACGCAGCAACAAGCGTTTCGCTCATCGAAGCGTTTCAGACGGCAGTTCCCCTGCGAGACCTCCCGGATTACCTGGGAACGACAAAGCGGCAAGTCGAAATCCTGTATCGCGAAGGTATCGTGCTGCCCTTGGTTCCGAGATCCGGCCGCGGATCGGTCCGCCACGTCGTTTTCGCCCGCTCCCACCTAGACGAACTCTTGAAGAAGATAGCCCGCTTGCCGATGTTGCAGCCTTCGAACGACGAAGGCTTCCACCCCATCTCCTACGCGTGCCAGCGTGGCGCGGGCCGGTTCGAACACCTGTTCATCGAGATTCTCGAAGGCAAGATCCCGGCGGTCCGACATCCCGACAGGACCGGAATCGGGTCCATTCTCGTCGAGGTCCAGCCCTTGGTTGCCACGCAATCCGCAGCCTGA
- a CDS encoding DUF6880 family protein encodes MAGKALNKNNLLELGADTLADLLLEAVKGDAARQRRVRMALSADLGPEAITADVRKRFASIRRGRSFISRKAQKKLAQELTELTTLVETSIAPDAPDAAFDLLWAQLQLAAGIHERTDDSWGTIGDVMREAMAAISELAPKLSKDPEALADSVFEAISDDGYGAFDHAVPALSEALGDAGLSHLKALAEAACEAPLTDADLARYDFISDRDARVERALAGRNRTAEMILQDVADAEGDVDSWLAQYSPEQLTYSTIAPSAATRLLAAGRPEDARRLIEAALPGESGDPWFDTPELDAAHFACLEALGRKDDLRAALWSRFERRLCPDALRRHLRLLPDFEDIEAEDEARRIVLAYQPVEKALAYCLQAPDLPLAADLIDARSEEIDGDAYEILAPLADALAPGHPLAAVLLWRAMIDFALGRARSGRYGHAARHLMDCAAADAEILDYGSHLSHADYLETLRKAHARKSAFWERVGDR; translated from the coding sequence ATGGCAGGCAAGGCTCTGAACAAGAATAACCTCCTCGAACTAGGTGCAGACACGCTGGCCGACCTGCTGCTCGAGGCGGTAAAGGGCGACGCGGCACGCCAGCGGCGGGTGCGCATGGCGCTTTCCGCCGACCTGGGCCCCGAGGCGATCACCGCCGACGTGCGCAAGCGCTTCGCCTCCATCCGCCGCGGCCGCAGCTTCATCTCCCGCAAGGCGCAGAAGAAGCTGGCGCAGGAACTTACGGAGCTGACGACGCTCGTCGAGACCAGCATCGCGCCCGATGCACCGGACGCGGCCTTCGATCTGCTCTGGGCGCAGCTGCAGCTCGCCGCCGGCATCCATGAGCGCACCGACGACAGCTGGGGCACCATCGGCGACGTCATGCGCGAGGCGATGGCGGCGATCAGTGAATTGGCTCCCAAGCTGAGCAAAGACCCCGAAGCGCTGGCCGACAGCGTCTTCGAGGCGATCTCGGACGATGGCTACGGTGCCTTTGACCATGCCGTACCCGCGCTGTCTGAGGCGCTCGGGGACGCGGGTCTGTCCCACCTCAAGGCGCTGGCCGAAGCGGCCTGCGAAGCGCCGCTGACCGATGCCGACCTCGCCCGCTACGATTTCATCTCGGACCGCGATGCCCGCGTCGAGCGCGCGCTTGCCGGGCGCAACCGCACGGCGGAGATGATCCTGCAGGACGTGGCCGACGCCGAGGGCGACGTGGACAGCTGGCTCGCGCAATACAGCCCCGAGCAGCTGACCTACTCGACGATCGCCCCCTCCGCCGCGACCCGGCTGCTGGCGGCGGGTCGCCCCGAGGACGCGCGACGTCTGATCGAGGCCGCCCTGCCCGGCGAAAGCGGCGATCCGTGGTTCGACACGCCCGAACTGGACGCAGCGCATTTCGCCTGCCTTGAGGCGCTCGGCCGGAAGGACGACCTGCGCGCCGCGCTCTGGTCCCGCTTCGAGCGGAGGCTCTGCCCCGACGCTCTGCGCCGTCACCTCAGGCTGCTGCCCGACTTCGAGGACATCGAGGCCGAGGATGAAGCGCGCCGGATCGTCCTCGCTTACCAACCGGTCGAGAAGGCGCTGGCCTATTGCCTGCAGGCCCCCGACCTGCCGCTGGCGGCTGACTTGATCGACGCCCGCAGCGAGGAGATCGACGGCGACGCCTATGAAATCCTCGCTCCGCTGGCCGACGCCCTCGCCCCCGGCCACCCGCTCGCCGCCGTGCTGCTGTGGCGCGCGATGATCGACTTCGCGCTGGGTAGGGCCCGCTCCGGGCGCTATGGCCACGCCGCCCGGCACCTGATGGACTGTGCCGCCGCGGACGCCGAGATCCTCGACTACGGCAGTCATCTGTCGCATGCGGACTACCTTGAAACGCTGCGCAAAGCCCATGCGAGGAAATCGGCCTTCTGGGAGCGCGTCGGGGACAGGTAG
- the cydX gene encoding cytochrome bd-I oxidase subunit CydX, translating into MWYFAWMLGLPLAALFAVLNAMWLELREDARMIDEAENGDAR; encoded by the coding sequence ATGTGGTATTTTGCCTGGATGCTTGGCCTGCCGCTGGCGGCGCTCTTTGCGGTGCTGAACGCGATGTGGCTGGAACTGCGCGAGGATGCGCGGATGATCGACGAGGCGGAGAACGGCGACGCGCGCTGA
- the cydB gene encoding cytochrome d ubiquinol oxidase subunit II: MILHELISFEILRLIWWALLGVLLIGFALTDGFDMGVGALLPFVGQTDTERRVVINTIGPVWEGNQVWFILGGGAIFAAWPPLYAVSFSGFYLAMFAILAALILRPVGFKYRSKRDSAKWRSSWDWALFVGGAAPALLFGVAVGNVLLGVPFHLTEDLMPMYDGTFYGKFLGLLRPFALLCGVVSLSMLIMHGAAWLSVKTQGMIAFRAQRIGTVAGLIAAAGYALAGLWLAVGIDGFHITSQIVTDGPSNPLFKDVLHEGSWLMAYVERPWIIVAPLLGFAGILMAVRGLRDGMEVSTLLWSKLGIFGVIASVGLTMFPFILPSTVDPRSSLTVWDSSSSHLTLFVMLVATVIFLPLILAYTAWVYKVLWGKVTEDDVTSSHSAY, encoded by the coding sequence ATGATTTTGCATGAGCTTATCAGCTTCGAAATCCTCCGGCTGATCTGGTGGGCGCTTCTGGGCGTGCTGCTGATTGGGTTTGCCCTCACCGACGGGTTCGACATGGGCGTCGGCGCGCTGCTGCCCTTCGTCGGACAGACCGACACCGAGCGCCGCGTGGTGATCAACACCATCGGCCCGGTCTGGGAGGGCAACCAGGTTTGGTTCATCCTCGGCGGCGGCGCGATCTTTGCCGCGTGGCCGCCGCTCTATGCGGTCAGCTTCTCGGGGTTCTACCTTGCGATGTTCGCGATCCTCGCGGCGCTGATCCTGCGCCCCGTGGGCTTCAAGTACCGCTCTAAGCGCGACAGCGCCAAATGGCGGAGTAGCTGGGACTGGGCGCTCTTTGTCGGCGGTGCGGCTCCGGCGCTGCTCTTTGGCGTGGCGGTGGGCAATGTGCTGCTGGGCGTGCCCTTCCATCTGACCGAAGACCTGATGCCGATGTATGACGGCACCTTCTACGGCAAGTTCCTCGGGCTCCTGCGTCCCTTCGCGCTGCTCTGCGGGGTGGTGTCGCTGTCCATGCTGATCATGCATGGCGCGGCGTGGCTGTCGGTAAAGACCCAAGGCATGATCGCCTTCCGCGCGCAGCGCATCGGCACCGTCGCGGGGCTGATCGCCGCGGCAGGCTACGCGCTGGCTGGCCTCTGGCTGGCCGTTGGCATCGATGGGTTCCACATCACGTCTCAGATCGTGACCGACGGCCCGTCCAACCCGCTCTTCAAGGATGTGCTGCACGAGGGCTCTTGGCTGATGGCCTATGTGGAGCGCCCGTGGATCATCGTCGCGCCGCTGCTCGGCTTCGCGGGCATTCTCATGGCGGTGCGCGGGCTGCGCGACGGGATGGAGGTCTCGACCCTGCTGTGGTCGAAGCTCGGCATCTTCGGGGTGATCGCCAGCGTCGGGCTGACCATGTTCCCCTTCATCCTGCCGTCGACGGTAGACCCGCGCAGTTCGCTGACGGTCTGGGACAGCTCGTCCTCGCATCTGACGCTCTTTGTGATGCTGGTCGCGACGGTGATCTTCCTGCCGCTGATCCTCGCCTACACGGCATGGGTCTACAAAGTGCTCTGGGGCAAGGTCACCGAAGACGACGTGACCAGCTCGCACAGCGCCTATTGA
- a CDS encoding cytochrome ubiquinol oxidase subunit I, translating into MELDVVELSRLQFAMTALYHFLFVPLTLGLSILVAIMETVYVMTGRPIWRQMTKFWGTLFGINFVLGVATGITMEFQFGMNWSYYSHYVGDIFGAPLAVEGLMAFFLEATFVGLFFFGWDRLSRVAHCVVAWLVAIGSNFSALWILIANGWMVNPVGAEFNPETMRMEMTNFFEVVFNEVAQAKFVHTVSAGYITASIFVLGVSAWYMLKGRHVELARRSISVAASFGLAASLSVVVLGDESGYSASHTQKMKLAAIEAMWETEPAPAPFTLIGFPDQEARETHYAVHIPWVMGLIGTRSLTQEIPGINELVAESEARIRSGITAYDELMTIREQRDATPADVRASFEAHSADLGYAMLLKRYVDDPREATEAQIKMAADDTVPGVFPLFWSFRIMVALGFSFIALTGLFFVLSNFRRGAYPRWALMIAVAWIPMPWIAAEMGWIVAEFGRQPWTVDGILPTALSASHLSVGDLLFTLAGFALFYTVLFIVEMGLMLKYIRKGPQEDVEETEKWMARHEHRLRTHDGKGPFAEMPAE; encoded by the coding sequence ATGGAGCTCGATGTTGTCGAGCTGTCGCGCCTGCAATTTGCAATGACGGCGCTCTATCACTTCCTCTTCGTGCCGCTGACGCTGGGTCTGTCGATCCTCGTGGCGATCATGGAGACGGTCTATGTGATGACAGGGCGTCCGATCTGGCGGCAGATGACGAAATTCTGGGGCACGCTGTTCGGGATCAACTTTGTTCTTGGCGTGGCCACGGGGATCACCATGGAATTCCAGTTCGGCATGAACTGGAGCTATTACAGCCACTACGTGGGCGACATCTTCGGCGCGCCGCTGGCGGTCGAGGGGCTGATGGCCTTCTTCCTTGAGGCGACTTTCGTCGGCCTCTTCTTCTTCGGCTGGGACCGGCTGTCGCGTGTGGCGCACTGTGTTGTGGCATGGCTGGTGGCGATCGGCTCGAACTTCTCGGCGCTGTGGATCCTCATCGCCAACGGCTGGATGGTCAATCCGGTGGGCGCGGAGTTCAACCCCGAGACCATGCGCATGGAGATGACCAACTTCTTCGAGGTGGTCTTCAACGAGGTGGCGCAGGCGAAATTCGTGCACACCGTCTCGGCGGGATACATCACCGCGTCTATTTTCGTGCTGGGCGTTTCGGCTTGGTATATGCTGAAGGGCCGCCATGTGGAACTGGCGCGCCGGTCGATCTCTGTCGCCGCCTCCTTTGGCCTTGCCGCCTCGCTGTCGGTGGTCGTGCTGGGCGACGAGTCCGGCTACTCGGCCAGCCACACGCAGAAGATGAAGCTCGCCGCGATCGAGGCCATGTGGGAGACCGAACCCGCGCCCGCGCCCTTCACCCTGATCGGCTTCCCGGATCAGGAAGCGCGCGAGACCCATTACGCGGTGCATATCCCGTGGGTCATGGGCCTGATCGGCACGCGCTCTCTGACGCAGGAAATCCCCGGCATCAACGAGTTGGTGGCTGAATCCGAGGCGCGCATCCGCTCGGGCATCACCGCCTATGACGAGCTGATGACCATCCGCGAGCAGCGCGACGCCACCCCGGCGGACGTGCGCGCGAGCTTCGAGGCGCATTCCGCCGATCTTGGCTATGCGATGCTGCTCAAGCGCTATGTGGATGACCCGCGCGAGGCCACCGAGGCGCAGATCAAGATGGCGGCAGATGACACGGTGCCCGGCGTCTTCCCGCTGTTCTGGTCGTTCCGTATCATGGTCGCGCTCGGCTTCTCCTTCATCGCGCTGACCGGCCTCTTCTTCGTGCTCAGCAACTTCCGCCGCGGCGCTTACCCGCGTTGGGCGCTGATGATCGCGGTGGCGTGGATCCCGATGCCGTGGATCGCCGCAGAGATGGGCTGGATCGTCGCCGAGTTTGGCCGTCAGCCGTGGACCGTGGACGGCATCCTACCCACCGCGCTCTCGGCCTCTCACCTGAGCGTTGGCGATCTGCTGTTCACGCTGGCGGGCTTTGCGCTCTTCTACACCGTGCTCTTCATCGTCGAGATGGGCCTGATGCTGAAATACATCCGCAAGGGGCCGCAGGAAGACGTCGAAGAAACCGAGAAATGGATGGCGCGCCACGAGCACCGTCTGCGCACCCATGACGGCAAGGGTCCCTTTGCCGAAATGCCCGCGGAGTAA
- a CDS encoding amino acid ABC transporter ATP-binding/permease protein, with product MLKLWKVLRLLWRAHPFAMWRGALLAVLVLLMGAALLGLSGWFITATGLAGIAGIGIAFDVFRPSAGVRGLALGRAAARYGERLLTHDATLRALASLRVTLLQRLERFPVADLRRLRGASALTRITADVDALDGVVLRLALPVAAALVTHAAVFLGLWALTSHAVAISVAAGYLLGGGVVLWRVGRATLGLSARAETASQDLRRRAIGLFRGRREAILQGALPRWRAGLDAAETEARGAMDRLDAIDTGAGMVLSALVTLVVALAFVLGGWLVSASDLDPALAAIGVFVALALGETLVPLRRGMAEIGRMRDAAERVLAEPPERAARARAAAVEGPADVVLDLRHLSLARPGWSRLLLHDLSFALRPGEMLALRGASGLGKSTLLDVIAGLEPVTAGDVLLLGRPLAAWAEPELREVMTLVPQRAALVSGTVLENLALARPGLSEPEAMAALGAVQLAETIDARGGVRSPLGEGGAGLSGGQARRLVLARAILRRPKLLLLDEPTEGLDGQMARQVIAGIREFLPEASIITASHRSAELEAADHVIDLKRYIPEI from the coding sequence ATGCTGAAGCTCTGGAAGGTTCTGCGCCTGCTGTGGCGCGCGCATCCCTTTGCCATGTGGCGCGGCGCGCTGCTGGCGGTGCTGGTGCTGCTGATGGGCGCGGCGCTGCTGGGGCTGTCGGGCTGGTTCATCACCGCCACCGGGCTGGCGGGCATCGCCGGTATCGGCATCGCCTTTGACGTCTTCCGCCCGAGCGCCGGGGTGCGCGGGCTGGCGCTTGGCCGTGCGGCGGCGCGCTACGGCGAGCGACTGCTGACCCATGACGCCACGCTGCGCGCGCTGGCCTCGCTGCGGGTGACTCTGCTGCAGCGGCTCGAACGGTTCCCGGTGGCGGATCTGCGGCGGCTGCGCGGGGCGTCCGCGCTGACCCGGATCACCGCCGATGTGGACGCGCTCGATGGCGTGGTGCTGCGGCTGGCGCTGCCGGTGGCGGCGGCGCTGGTCACCCATGCGGCGGTGTTCCTCGGGCTCTGGGCGCTGACCTCGCATGCGGTCGCGATCTCGGTGGCGGCGGGCTATCTGCTGGGCGGCGGCGTGGTGCTCTGGCGGGTCGGGCGCGCGACGCTGGGTCTTTCGGCGCGGGCCGAGACCGCCTCGCAGGACCTGCGCCGCCGCGCCATCGGCCTGTTCCGAGGCCGCCGCGAGGCGATCCTGCAGGGCGCGCTGCCGCGCTGGCGGGCGGGGCTCGATGCGGCAGAGACCGAGGCACGGGGCGCGATGGACCGACTCGATGCCATCGACACCGGGGCCGGTATGGTTTTGTCTGCGCTGGTGACGCTGGTGGTGGCGCTGGCCTTCGTGCTGGGCGGCTGGCTGGTGAGCGCCAGCGACCTCGATCCGGCGCTGGCGGCGATCGGCGTCTTCGTGGCGTTGGCGCTTGGCGAGACGCTCGTACCGCTGCGCCGGGGCATGGCCGAGATCGGCCGGATGCGCGACGCCGCCGAGCGGGTGCTGGCCGAGCCGCCCGAGCGCGCGGCCCGGGCCCGTGCCGCCGCCGTGGAAGGGCCCGCGGATGTGGTGCTCGACCTGCGGCATCTGTCGCTCGCACGGCCGGGCTGGAGCCGCCTGCTGCTGCATGATCTTTCCTTCGCACTGCGCCCCGGCGAGATGCTGGCGCTGCGCGGGGCCTCGGGATTGGGCAAATCCACCTTGCTCGACGTGATCGCCGGACTGGAGCCGGTCACCGCCGGGGATGTGCTGCTGCTGGGGCGTCCGCTGGCGGCATGGGCAGAGCCGGAACTGCGCGAGGTGATGACCCTCGTGCCGCAACGCGCGGCTTTGGTGTCGGGCACGGTTCTGGAGAACCTCGCACTGGCGCGTCCCGGTCTGAGCGAGCCAGAGGCGATGGCCGCGCTCGGTGCTGTGCAGCTTGCTGAAACCATCGACGCGCGCGGCGGTGTGCGTTCACCTTTGGGTGAGGGCGGGGCCGGTTTGTCGGGCGGACAGGCAAGGCGGCTGGTGCTGGCGCGTGCGATTTTGCGCCGCCCAAAGCTGTTGCTGCTGGATGAGCCGACCGAGGGGCTCGATGGGCAGATGGCGCGGCAAGTCATTGCAGGCATACGAGAATTCTTGCCGGAGGCGTCAATCATCACGGCCTCACATCGCAGCGCAGAGCTTGAAGCTGCTGATCATGTCATCGATCTGAAAAGATATATCCCAGAAATATGA
- the cydD gene encoding thiol reductant ABC exporter subunit CydD: MAKSPDTDRTRAEDLLEPEAQRRLRSAARLSAFAAALWLPQAAALSWGIAGWAKAAPLSRTLWAALAFALFGVLRAGIERRAARLAYAAADETIHARRQALLDREALRSGGASSAALAALLTEKLAVLGPWITRYRPAMARARLLPLLYLAVILPISWAAGLVLLVAGPLIPLFMALVGMAAKDASEKQMVEVGAMNTLLIDRISALPDLLLLNAAEASRAEFEARADGLRERTMAVLRVAFLSSTVLELFSALGVAMVAVYVGFSLLGEITIGTWGLFGPQLTLFQGLFLLLLAPDFFQPLRDLAAAWHDKAAAEAVAEELAQVAAAPGVAVLGQGGSAAPLSGPASVALQGVRVQRGAQEIALPDIAVGPGASLALCGPSGVGKSTALDLIAGLLVPSAGEVRVAGEFLSSERADAWRARLAYVPQQVHIPDTTLRGFLSGAPDGDVPPEALRRARAERIVEALPVGLETVLGESGAGVSGGEARRLLLARALIRGADVILADEPTADLDAATGAAIIEVLHDLAAEGRTVIVATHDPVLAEAMAQRIDLEAGAC; this comes from the coding sequence ATGGCAAAATCCCCCGACACCGACCGGACCCGGGCCGAAGACCTGCTCGAGCCAGAGGCGCAGCGGCGCCTGCGCAGCGCGGCGCGGCTCTCGGCCTTTGCGGCGGCGCTCTGGCTGCCGCAGGCGGCGGCGCTGTCTTGGGGCATTGCCGGCTGGGCCAAAGCAGCCCCGCTGTCGCGCACGCTTTGGGCGGCTCTGGCCTTTGCGCTCTTTGGGGTGCTCCGCGCCGGGATCGAGCGGCGCGCGGCGCGGCTGGCCTATGCCGCCGCCGACGAGACCATCCATGCGCGGCGGCAGGCACTGCTGGATCGCGAGGCGCTGCGCAGCGGCGGTGCGTCGTCGGCTGCGCTGGCGGCGCTGCTGACCGAGAAGCTGGCGGTGCTGGGCCCTTGGATCACCCGCTACCGGCCCGCGATGGCGCGGGCGCGGCTGCTGCCGCTGCTGTATCTGGCGGTGATCCTGCCGATCTCTTGGGCGGCGGGGCTGGTGCTGCTGGTGGCCGGGCCGCTGATCCCGCTGTTCATGGCGCTGGTGGGGATGGCGGCCAAGGACGCCAGCGAAAAGCAGATGGTCGAGGTGGGCGCGATGAACACGCTGCTGATCGACCGCATCTCGGCCTTGCCGGATCTGCTGTTGCTCAACGCCGCCGAAGCCTCGCGCGCCGAGTTCGAAGCCCGCGCCGACGGGCTGCGCGAGCGGACCATGGCGGTGCTGCGGGTGGCTTTCCTGTCGTCGACGGTGCTCGAGCTTTTCTCGGCGCTCGGGGTGGCGATGGTGGCGGTCTACGTCGGCTTTTCGCTGCTTGGTGAGATCACCATCGGCACATGGGGGCTGTTCGGGCCGCAGCTGACGCTGTTTCAGGGACTCTTTCTGCTGCTGCTCGCCCCGGATTTCTTTCAGCCGCTGCGCGATCTGGCTGCGGCGTGGCACGACAAGGCCGCCGCCGAGGCGGTGGCAGAGGAACTGGCGCAGGTCGCGGCCGCGCCCGGCGTTGCCGTGCTCGGGCAAGGAGGCAGCGCCGCGCCGCTTTCTGGCCCGGCCTCGGTGGCGCTGCAAGGCGTGCGCGTGCAGCGCGGGGCGCAGGAGATAGCGCTGCCTGATATTGCGGTCGGTCCGGGGGCCTCGCTGGCGCTTTGCGGACCGAGCGGGGTGGGCAAATCCACCGCGCTCGACCTTATCGCCGGGCTGCTGGTGCCGAGCGCCGGCGAGGTGCGGGTTGCTGGCGAGTTCCTGAGCAGCGAGCGCGCCGACGCGTGGCGCGCGCGGCTCGCCTATGTGCCGCAGCAGGTGCACATCCCGGACACCACGCTGCGCGGCTTTCTCAGCGGCGCGCCGGACGGCGATGTGCCGCCGGAGGCGCTGCGCCGAGCAAGGGCCGAGCGGATCGTGGAGGCGCTGCCGGTCGGGCTCGAGACGGTGCTTGGCGAAAGCGGTGCCGGGGTTTCGGGCGGCGAGGCGCGGCGGCTGCTGCTGGCGCGGGCGCTGATCCGCGGCGCCGATGTGATCCTTGCCGACGAGCCCACTGCCGATCTCGACGCGGCGACGGGGGCCGCGATCATCGAGGTGCTGCACGATCTGGCCGCCGAGGGCCGCACGGTGATCGTCGCGACGCACGACCCGGTGCTGGCCGAGGCGATGGCGCAGCGCATTGATCTGGAGGCGGGCGCATGCTGA
- a CDS encoding DUF4202 domain-containing protein translates to MSALQDVLDEIDAANAKDPTQEDGRPAAQIYGERMSSELARLFPDASEVLQIAARGQHVERWLLPRDSYPMDRPGYFAWRKEQGRRHGARLAGMMSKAGYPSAEQERIGVLLRKEGIKRDAEVQALEDVICFTFLKWYFSPFAEGRDADGLQRIVEKTALKMSPEGRARVLEEFDLPEPFASAFRD, encoded by the coding sequence ATGAGCGCACTGCAAGACGTCCTCGACGAGATCGATGCCGCGAACGCCAAGGATCCGACCCAGGAAGACGGGCGCCCGGCGGCGCAGATTTACGGCGAACGGATGAGCTCGGAACTGGCGCGGCTGTTTCCCGATGCGTCGGAAGTGTTGCAGATCGCGGCGCGCGGGCAGCATGTGGAGCGTTGGCTTCTGCCCCGCGACAGCTATCCGATGGACCGCCCCGGCTATTTCGCGTGGCGTAAGGAACAGGGCCGCCGACACGGTGCGCGGCTGGCGGGCATGATGTCCAAGGCGGGCTACCCGAGCGCCGAACAAGAGCGCATCGGCGTGCTGCTGCGCAAGGAAGGCATCAAGCGTGACGCCGAGGTGCAGGCGCTGGAGGACGTGATCTGCTTTACCTTCCTGAAGTGGTATTTCTCGCCCTTCGCCGAGGGCCGCGACGCCGACGGTCTGCAGCGCATCGTCGAGAAGACCGCGCTGAAGATGTCGCCCGAGGGCCGCGCCCGCGTGCTGGAGGAGTTCGACCTGCCCGAGCCTTTCGCAAGCGCCTTCCGCGACTAG
- a CDS encoding CbiX/SirB N-terminal domain-containing protein: MTRTALIVAHGSPSDPDPQEAALTELAARVAARLPGWRVGGATLAKEGAFDAAVADLGAPWIYPYFMARGYFTKKVLAERAAPLGLRVLEPFGTETSLVASAAQALRRTLSEKGWDAAQTTLLIAAHGSAVSRTSAESARDFAAALKGALGFAEARAGYVEEPPFLRDQAEGLGQAICLPQFALNAGHMLEDVPEALSEASFEGPVLPAFIDWPETPELIARSLEQQAALA, from the coding sequence ATGACACGAACCGCGCTGATCGTCGCCCATGGCAGCCCCTCCGACCCCGACCCGCAGGAGGCCGCGCTGACCGAGCTTGCCGCCCGCGTCGCCGCCCGCCTGCCCGGCTGGCGCGTCGGCGGGGCGACGCTGGCCAAGGAAGGCGCTTTCGATGCGGCTGTGGCGGATCTCGGCGCGCCGTGGATCTACCCCTATTTCATGGCGCGCGGCTATTTCACCAAGAAGGTTCTGGCCGAGCGCGCTGCGCCTTTGGGCCTGCGGGTGCTCGAACCGTTCGGCACCGAAACCAGTCTTGTTGCGAGCGCCGCGCAGGCGCTGCGCCGCACGCTCTCCGAGAAAGGCTGGGACGCCGCGCAGACCACGCTTCTGATCGCCGCCCATGGCAGCGCGGTCTCGCGCACCAGTGCCGAGAGCGCCCGTGATTTCGCCGCCGCGCTCAAGGGCGCTCTGGGCTTTGCCGAGGCCCGCGCGGGCTATGTCGAAGAGCCGCCCTTCCTGCGCGATCAGGCCGAGGGGCTGGGACAGGCGATCTGCCTGCCGCAGTTCGCGCTCAACGCCGGGCATATGCTCGAAGACGTGCCCGAGGCGCTGAGCGAGGCAAGCTTTGAGGGTCCGGTGCTGCCCGCCTTCATCGACTGGCCCGAAACGCCCGAGCTTATCGCCCGCAGCCTCGAGCAGCAGGCGGCGCTGGCCTGA